A portion of the uncultured Bacteroides sp. genome contains these proteins:
- a CDS encoding CapA family protein, which produces MRAFSFPLLILLLSFSCSSASQEKASITTESDSVAPKKITLLFAGDLMQHQGQIDAARTASGYDYTACFKFVKEEISKADVAIGNLEVTLGGKPYKGYPQFSAPDEYLSAIKDAGFDILLTANNHCLDRRKAGLERTISLLDSLRIPHAGTYINQAIRELRYPLLIEEKGFRIVLLNYTYGTNGIAVSLPNVVNYIDKSIMSNDIKAAQALKPDAIIACMHWGEEYKQLPNKEQTSLTNWLLSQGVTHIIGSHPHVVQPMELRTDSVSGNKHAVVYSLGNFISHMSAPNTDGGLLFKLELTKDSATYVSHCSYSLVWVARPVLTGKKNHMLVPVNISNDSLPPAARNRLKIFTETSRSLFRKYNHEINEYTF; this is translated from the coding sequence ATGAGAGCTTTCTCCTTTCCTCTTCTTATTCTGCTGCTTTCATTCTCCTGTAGTTCGGCGTCTCAAGAGAAGGCCAGCATTACTACAGAGAGCGACAGTGTAGCTCCTAAAAAAATAACGTTATTGTTTGCCGGTGATCTGATGCAACACCAGGGGCAAATAGATGCTGCTCGCACTGCTTCCGGATACGATTATACTGCATGTTTCAAATTCGTAAAAGAAGAAATTAGTAAAGCAGATGTAGCAATCGGTAATCTGGAAGTTACACTGGGGGGTAAACCATACAAAGGGTATCCACAGTTTAGTGCACCCGACGAATACCTCTCAGCCATTAAGGATGCAGGATTCGACATTCTTCTCACTGCCAACAATCATTGCCTCGACCGCAGAAAAGCCGGACTAGAGCGCACGATCTCCCTGCTCGATTCTTTGCGTATTCCTCATGCCGGAACCTATATAAATCAGGCAATCAGAGAATTACGTTATCCTTTACTGATAGAAGAAAAAGGATTCCGCATCGTTTTACTGAACTATACGTATGGCACAAATGGCATTGCCGTAAGCTTGCCCAACGTAGTGAACTACATCGACAAAAGCATCATGAGCAATGATATAAAAGCTGCTCAGGCACTCAAGCCCGATGCTATCATAGCATGCATGCATTGGGGAGAAGAATATAAGCAACTTCCCAACAAAGAACAAACATCTTTAACTAATTGGCTACTCTCACAAGGTGTCACTCATATCATCGGCTCTCATCCTCACGTGGTGCAACCGATGGAATTACGAACAGACAGTGTGAGTGGTAACAAACATGCCGTAGTCTATTCTCTTGGAAATTTCATTTCACACATGTCGGCTCCCAATACAGATGGCGGTTTACTTTTCAAGCTCGAATTGACCAAAGATAGTGCCACTTATGTGAGCCATTGCAGCTATAGCTTGGTATGGGTCGCCCGTCCTGTTCTGACAGGAAAGAAAAATCACATGCTTGTACCTGTGAACATTTCAAACGACTCACTTCCTCCTGCAGCACGTAATCGCTTGAAAATCTTCACAGAAACTTCCCGATCCCTTTTCAGAAAGTATAACCATGAGATAAATGAGTATACTTTTTAG
- the ffh gene encoding signal recognition particle protein, with protein sequence MFDNLSERLERSFKILKGEGKITEINVAETLKDVRKALLDADVNYKVAKTFTDTVKEKALGQNVLTAVKPSQLMVKIVHDELAQLMGGETVDIDTKGQPAVILMAGLQGSGKTTFSGKLARMLKSKKGKNPLLVACDVYRPAAIEQLRVLAEQIGVPIYSEIDSKDPVSIARNAIKEAKAKGYDLVIVDTAGRLAVDEQMMNEIAAIKEAINPNEILFVVDSMTGQDAVNTAKEFNDRLDFDGVVLTKLDGDTRGGAALSIRSVVNKPIKFVGTGEKLDAVDQFHPARMADRILGMGDIVSLVERAQEQFDEEEAKRIEKRIAKNQFDFNDFLSQIAQIKKMGNLKDLASMIPGVGKAIKDIDIDDDAFKSIEAIIHSMTPKERSNPALLNGSRRTRVAKGSGTTIQEVNRLLKQFEETRKMMKMVTGSKMGKMMPKMKR encoded by the coding sequence ATGTTCGATAATTTAAGCGAAAGACTCGAGAGGTCGTTTAAGATTCTGAAAGGTGAAGGCAAAATCACCGAGATCAATGTAGCCGAGACACTAAAAGATGTGCGCAAAGCTCTTCTAGATGCCGATGTAAACTATAAAGTGGCTAAAACTTTCACCGATACAGTGAAGGAAAAAGCGTTAGGCCAAAACGTGCTTACTGCCGTAAAGCCCAGCCAGTTAATGGTGAAAATCGTGCACGACGAACTAGCTCAATTAATGGGAGGCGAAACTGTAGATATAGACACGAAAGGACAGCCTGCAGTAATTTTGATGGCGGGGTTGCAAGGTTCGGGTAAAACTACATTCTCGGGCAAGTTGGCGCGAATGCTCAAAAGCAAAAAGGGAAAGAATCCTTTGCTTGTTGCTTGTGACGTATATCGCCCTGCGGCTATCGAACAGCTACGTGTTCTTGCCGAACAAATCGGAGTGCCTATTTACTCGGAAATCGACAGCAAAGATCCTGTTTCAATCGCCCGAAATGCAATTAAAGAGGCTAAGGCCAAAGGATATGATTTGGTTATTGTCGATACAGCCGGTCGTCTAGCTGTAGATGAGCAGATGATGAACGAGATAGCAGCGATCAAAGAAGCTATTAATCCAAATGAGATTCTGTTTGTAGTCGACTCAATGACGGGACAAGATGCTGTAAACACAGCTAAAGAATTCAACGACCGCCTAGATTTTGATGGAGTAGTACTAACCAAACTTGATGGTGATACCCGCGGTGGTGCTGCATTATCTATACGTTCGGTAGTCAACAAGCCTATCAAATTTGTAGGAACCGGTGAGAAACTGGATGCTGTCGATCAATTTCACCCCGCCCGTATGGCCGACCGTATTCTTGGCATGGGTGACATTGTTTCACTGGTAGAACGTGCGCAAGAACAATTTGACGAAGAAGAAGCCAAACGAATAGAGAAGAGAATAGCTAAAAATCAATTTGACTTCAACGACTTCCTTAGCCAGATTGCACAGATCAAAAAGATGGGTAATCTGAAAGACCTGGCATCAATGATTCCGGGAGTAGGTAAGGCTATCAAAGACATTGATATTGATGACGATGCCTTCAAAAGCATAGAGGCCATCATTCATTCCATGACTCCGAAAGAACGTTCAAACCCTGCTCTGCTCAATGGATCGCGCCGCACGCGTGTAGCAAAGGGAAGTGGCACCACTATTCAGGAAGTAAATCGCCTGCTGAAGCAATTCGAAGAGACACGCAAAATGATGAAGATGGTGACCGGAAGCAAAATGGGCAAAATGATGCCAAAAATGAAACGGTAA
- the folD gene encoding bifunctional methylenetetrahydrofolate dehydrogenase/methenyltetrahydrofolate cyclohydrolase FolD, with product MADYKLIDGKAISEQVKLEIAAEVADIVAKGGKQPHLAAILIGHDGGSETYVSAKVKACEVCGFKSSLFRYESDVTEEELLAKVCELNADDDVDGFIVQLPLPKHISEQKVIETIDYRKDVDGFHPINVGRMSIGLPCYVSATPNGILELLKRYEIETSGKKCVVLGRSNIVGKPMAALMMQKAYPGDATVTVCHSRSHDLVKECQEADIIIAALGQPNFLTANMVKEGAVVIDVGTTRVPSDKTKSGFKLTGDVKFDEVAPKCSFITPVPGGVGPMTIVSLMKNTLLAGKKAIYK from the coding sequence ATGGCAGATTATAAATTAATTGATGGAAAAGCAATCTCTGAACAAGTAAAGTTAGAAATAGCCGCCGAGGTAGCCGACATTGTGGCCAAAGGAGGAAAACAACCTCATCTGGCAGCAATACTTATCGGACATGACGGTGGAAGTGAAACATATGTATCAGCAAAAGTAAAAGCCTGCGAAGTCTGTGGATTCAAATCTTCGCTCTTTCGCTATGAAAGTGATGTTACCGAAGAAGAATTGCTTGCCAAAGTATGTGAGTTGAACGCTGATGACGACGTGGATGGTTTCATTGTTCAATTACCTCTTCCCAAACATATTTCGGAACAAAAAGTAATTGAAACAATCGACTACCGCAAAGATGTAGATGGTTTCCACCCCATCAATGTGGGAAGGATGTCTATTGGTTTGCCTTGTTATGTTTCAGCAACGCCCAATGGAATATTGGAATTATTAAAACGATATGAGATAGAAACATCCGGCAAAAAATGTGTGGTACTGGGACGCAGCAATATTGTTGGCAAACCAATGGCCGCCCTAATGATGCAGAAAGCCTATCCGGGAGATGCAACAGTAACCGTATGCCACAGCCGTTCGCACGATTTGGTAAAAGAATGTCAGGAAGCTGATATCATTATTGCTGCTTTGGGGCAACCCAACTTCCTTACTGCCAATATGGTGAAAGAAGGCGCTGTAGTAATCGACGTTGGAACAACCCGGGTACCATCAGACAAAACCAAATCAGGTTTCAAACTAACCGGTGACGTGAAGTTTGATGAGGTTGCACCCAAATGTTCATTCATCACTCCAGTACCGGGTGGTGTGGGACCGATGACTATTGTCTCGCTAATGAAGAACACCTTGCTTGCCGGAAAAAAGGCAATCTATAAATAA
- a CDS encoding GH92 family glycosyl hydrolase codes for MLLWSIMGYQQQALAAKSKNPVQYVDPRIGSGGHGHVFVGANVPFGFVQLGPTEPVRGWDWCSGYHYSDSVLVGFSHSHLSGTGIGDLGDITFFPTQDQSRSACFNHDDETVSPGYYSVRLSPSNINVKLTATARTGFHQYTFPAKGEAMVVVDLQKGIGWDQWTDSRLAQENDTLISGYRISTGWAKNQQVYFAAVFSKPIRHFTAINDSVGIFSFLTNGETDPLYVKVGLSAVSVENAKLNLEDEVGSRHFNAVADEAKSLWNKELQKIQVSMDDDVAKRIFYTAFYHTMIAPSVFCDVNGDYRGSDGKIYRKADFVNYTTFSLWDTYRAAHPLATLVHPERMRDYAQTLLAIFKQQGKLPVWHLMGNETDCMVGNPGIPVLADLLLKGFVADKEAAFEAMKTSAMLDERSMNLLKAYGYIPYDKEPTNETTAKGLEYALADGCVAQVAQRLGKKDDYAYFHRRSQSYQFYWDKNTHFMRGLSSTGSFSEPLDPFVSSPGKGDYTEGNAWQYVWLVPHDVHGLIKLFGSEDAFTSKLDSLFEVKGDLGKEAAPDISGLIGQYAHGNEPSHHILYLYNYVGKPYKSAPRLREVMQTLYHDAPDGLCGNEDVGQMSAWYVLSALGIYQVNPAGGVYVFGSPIVNEAELAVGANKTFKIIAHNNSKENKYIQSVKLNGKTYTKSSIHYKDIVAGGVLEFEMGSQPSSTFGVAPRDRP; via the coding sequence ATGTTGCTATGGAGCATTATGGGTTACCAGCAACAGGCACTTGCTGCAAAAAGCAAGAATCCCGTTCAGTATGTTGATCCTAGAATCGGCTCCGGCGGACACGGACATGTGTTTGTGGGGGCGAATGTTCCTTTCGGATTTGTACAGTTGGGCCCTACCGAACCCGTCAGAGGCTGGGACTGGTGCTCCGGTTACCATTATAGCGACTCCGTCCTGGTAGGTTTCAGCCATTCGCATCTCAGTGGAACAGGCATAGGCGACTTGGGCGATATTACCTTCTTTCCTACCCAAGACCAAAGCCGCTCGGCCTGTTTTAATCATGATGATGAAACAGTCTCACCGGGATATTATTCCGTTCGCTTGTCCCCGTCCAATATAAACGTGAAACTCACCGCCACGGCACGAACGGGCTTTCATCAATATACATTTCCTGCCAAGGGAGAAGCCATGGTGGTGGTCGATCTGCAAAAAGGGATTGGTTGGGATCAATGGACCGACAGCCGTTTGGCGCAAGAGAACGATACGTTGATTTCCGGATACCGCATCTCAACCGGGTGGGCAAAGAATCAGCAGGTCTACTTTGCCGCCGTCTTTTCCAAACCGATTCGTCACTTTACAGCGATCAATGATTCTGTTGGAATCTTCTCCTTTCTGACGAACGGAGAAACCGATCCGCTTTATGTCAAGGTAGGTCTGTCTGCTGTCAGTGTGGAAAACGCAAAGCTAAACCTGGAGGATGAAGTTGGTTCACGTCATTTTAACGCAGTGGCCGATGAAGCGAAATCTCTTTGGAACAAAGAGCTGCAGAAGATACAAGTTTCCATGGATGATGATGTCGCTAAAAGAATCTTTTATACCGCATTCTATCATACGATGATCGCTCCGTCCGTGTTTTGCGATGTCAATGGAGACTATCGGGGAAGTGACGGGAAGATCTACCGGAAAGCTGATTTTGTGAATTATACCACTTTCTCTTTATGGGATACTTATCGGGCGGCGCATCCTCTGGCCACGCTGGTTCACCCGGAACGCATGAGGGATTATGCCCAAACGTTGCTCGCTATTTTTAAGCAGCAAGGAAAGTTGCCCGTGTGGCATTTGATGGGCAATGAGACGGATTGCATGGTGGGTAATCCCGGCATTCCCGTATTGGCTGATTTGTTGTTGAAAGGATTTGTGGCAGATAAAGAAGCCGCCTTTGAGGCCATGAAAACTTCAGCCATGCTCGATGAACGCTCGATGAATTTGTTGAAGGCGTATGGCTATATTCCTTATGATAAAGAGCCGACAAATGAAACGACTGCCAAGGGGCTTGAATACGCTTTGGCGGATGGTTGCGTGGCGCAAGTTGCCCAACGGCTGGGCAAGAAGGACGACTATGCCTATTTTCATCGCCGGAGTCAGTCTTATCAATTTTATTGGGACAAGAACACCCATTTCATGCGTGGCCTTTCCTCTACCGGCAGTTTTAGTGAACCGCTGGATCCGTTTGTGAGCAGTCCTGGCAAAGGTGATTATACCGAAGGCAATGCCTGGCAGTATGTCTGGCTCGTACCGCATGATGTACATGGATTAATCAAATTATTCGGAAGTGAGGATGCCTTTACCTCGAAACTGGACTCCTTGTTCGAAGTGAAAGGCGATTTGGGAAAAGAGGCCGCTCCCGACATTTCAGGTTTAATAGGGCAGTACGCGCATGGCAACGAACCCAGTCACCACATTCTCTATTTATACAACTATGTGGGGAAACCATACAAGTCAGCTCCGAGATTGCGCGAGGTGATGCAGACTTTATATCACGATGCCCCGGATGGTTTGTGCGGCAATGAAGATGTCGGCCAGATGTCTGCCTGGTATGTTTTATCCGCACTCGGTATATATCAGGTAAACCCTGCAGGAGGTGTTTACGTCTTTGGCAGTCCGATCGTCAATGAAGCCGAGTTGGCTGTGGGGGCGAACAAGACTTTTAAGATTATCGCCCATAATAACAGCAAAGAAAACAAGTATATTCAGTCGGTTAAGCTCAACGGAAAAACGTACACTAAATCATCTATTCATTATAAGGATATTGTGGCAGGTGGTGTGCTCGAGTTTGAAATGGGAAGTCAACCCTCTTCAACCTTTGGAGTGGCTCCAAGGGACAGGCCTTAA
- a CDS encoding TonB-dependent receptor — translation MKKVFSIVIALIACQTLFAQALQLKGLVMSSGKRPVEFANVILCKSDSVFVTGGTTDARGKFSMNNLQKGGYNLQISCLGYQTKTVSINDFTKSVDLGSIEMDTAAVALSEVVVTAANVINKVDRKVILPNASQMKSSTNGFDLLQRLNLSRIDIDLLRNTISAAGGGEVQLRINGIKSSVQEIKSIRPEDIIRIEHHEEPGPRYENAEAVIDYITRRRNTGGFISMDLSNSLQLPFGDNSFNAKVNYNKSEFGVFYNGSYRKVKEMWRNNSETFNFADGSTLTRIEKGMPDKWWMNWHYMHLNYSYQEPDKWFFNATVRTSINDVPKTNYRSLLYSSDNPHGSVDMNDNSSSKMHIPSLDLYFQSNLKNQQFLMFNLVGTYIDTETKRYYSEIRGGEALTELLNNVDGSKYSLIGEGIYEKGFKAGRLSVGLKHTQSFTDNTYSGTSIAETSMKQAETYLYAEFQGTANKFSYSVGIGGSRSWLKEKEEGYQNYTFRPTISLKYKMSDNSSLRYHASVYSSAPSLSDLGDVEQMIDSLQIRRGNKALKPDMRYTHSLNYDIKKGIFSGSMYIGHKYYHKPIMERTLIEDDLFVRTMENQKSWQKLTTEAELSVRPFKDFLTLKFVTGVNYFDSKGLDYHHTYTDWYYRASVNASYKEWSLFFDIKKGSNDFDGETLDYNENFHALGIMYKHKNLSLGANTLNPFTSVWKGGSNNLNALASSQKRIYIGGLSNTVVFKVSYNFNFGRKLQSVEKRLNNEDKDSGVLNGGK, via the coding sequence ATGAAAAAGGTATTTAGCATCGTGATTGCATTAATAGCTTGTCAAACACTATTTGCTCAAGCACTGCAATTAAAGGGATTAGTGATGTCATCGGGCAAGCGACCGGTGGAATTTGCAAATGTGATTCTTTGTAAAAGTGATTCTGTTTTTGTGACTGGTGGCACAACAGACGCGAGAGGTAAATTTAGTATGAATAACCTTCAAAAAGGCGGCTACAATTTACAGATTTCTTGTTTGGGGTATCAAACAAAAACGGTTAGTATCAATGACTTCACAAAGAGTGTGGATCTTGGGAGTATAGAGATGGATACTGCGGCAGTGGCTTTGAGTGAAGTGGTTGTTACAGCTGCCAACGTCATAAATAAAGTAGATCGCAAAGTGATACTGCCGAATGCTTCTCAGATGAAATCATCTACCAATGGATTTGATCTTTTACAGCGATTGAATTTAAGTCGCATTGATATAGATCTCTTGAGGAATACGATCTCTGCTGCCGGTGGTGGTGAAGTACAGTTAAGAATTAATGGTATAAAATCAAGCGTTCAGGAGATAAAATCGATTCGTCCTGAAGATATTATTCGCATTGAGCATCATGAAGAACCGGGACCTCGTTATGAAAATGCGGAAGCGGTTATTGACTACATTACCCGAAGGCGAAATACGGGCGGATTTATCTCTATGGATTTAAGTAATTCCTTGCAATTGCCCTTTGGCGATAATAGCTTTAACGCCAAAGTAAATTATAATAAATCGGAATTTGGAGTCTTCTATAATGGTAGTTACAGAAAGGTTAAAGAGATGTGGCGCAATAATTCAGAGACTTTTAATTTTGCCGATGGAAGTACTTTGACGCGCATTGAAAAAGGGATGCCGGACAAATGGTGGATGAATTGGCATTACATGCACCTGAATTATAGTTATCAGGAGCCTGATAAATGGTTTTTTAATGCTACCGTGCGAACGAGTATTAATGATGTGCCGAAAACGAACTACAGAAGCTTACTTTATTCTTCGGACAATCCACATGGGAGTGTTGACATGAACGATAATTCGTCTTCAAAAATGCATATTCCTTCTTTAGATCTTTATTTCCAGAGTAATCTGAAAAATCAGCAGTTTCTTATGTTTAATCTTGTTGGGACGTATATTGATACAGAAACCAAGAGGTATTATAGCGAGATACGTGGAGGGGAGGCTCTTACTGAATTATTGAATAATGTGGATGGTAGCAAATACTCTTTGATCGGCGAAGGTATTTATGAAAAGGGGTTCAAGGCCGGGCGCTTGAGTGTAGGATTGAAGCACACTCAGAGTTTTACTGATAATACTTACTCCGGTACTAGTATTGCTGAAACAAGCATGAAGCAGGCTGAAACTTATTTATATGCTGAGTTTCAAGGTACAGCGAACAAATTTAGTTATTCAGTAGGAATAGGCGGAAGTCGTTCATGGCTCAAAGAGAAAGAGGAGGGGTATCAGAACTATACTTTCCGTCCAACGATTAGTCTGAAATATAAAATGAGTGATAACTCTTCGCTTCGCTATCATGCCAGTGTGTATAGCTCTGCCCCGTCTTTATCCGACCTAGGGGATGTAGAGCAAATGATTGATTCGTTACAAATACGAAGAGGAAATAAGGCACTTAAACCTGATATGAGATATACTCACTCTTTGAATTACGACATCAAGAAAGGTATTTTCAGCGGTAGCATGTATATTGGCCACAAATATTACCACAAGCCTATCATGGAAAGAACATTGATTGAGGATGATCTGTTTGTTCGGACCATGGAAAATCAAAAGAGCTGGCAGAAACTAACCACGGAAGCCGAGCTATCTGTTCGTCCGTTCAAAGATTTTCTGACACTAAAGTTTGTAACCGGAGTTAATTATTTCGATAGTAAAGGTCTTGATTATCATCACACTTATACCGATTGGTATTACCGTGCTAGCGTGAATGCTTCTTATAAGGAATGGTCTCTTTTCTTTGATATTAAAAAAGGAAGCAATGATTTCGATGGAGAAACGTTAGATTATAATGAGAACTTTCATGCTTTAGGAATAATGTACAAACATAAAAATTTGAGTTTGGGTGCTAATACCTTAAATCCGTTTACAAGTGTTTGGAAAGGTGGAAGTAATAATCTTAATGCCTTGGCTTCTTCTCAAAAGCGGATCTATATTGGAGGACTATCAAACACGGTAGTATTCAAAGTTTCTTATAACTTTAACTTTGGTCGTAAATTACAATCTGTAGAGAAGAGATTAAATAATGAAGATAAGGATTCGGGAGTTTTGAATGGTGGCAAATAA